GCCCACCACGCGCTGTGACAGGTCGGACCCCACGTACACCACCGAGCGCATCCACTCCGCGCGCACGTTGTTGGCCAGGTACTTGCGCGACTCGGCGGGCAGCTCCGAGCCCGGAACCTCCGCCACCAGGTAGAACGGCCCCTGCGCCGCCATCTCCTCGTAGACGCGCAGCGCCCACTTCGCGTCCTGCAACCCCACGACGCCCGTGTACTTCGTGTGCAACACGTCTGGCGCCGTCATCCGAATCCGGTGCGCGCCACACGTCCACTCGCGAATCTGTTGCTCCATGCGGTCCTCCCCCCGGCTACTGGAAAGAACCCTACGCCGGACCCCTCCTGTCCAGGGAAGCGCCCCTGCCCTTCCGTACAAGGTCTGGCTGTCCATTGGATGTCAGACCCCCTCTGTACTGTGTACCCATTCCGACAGCATTCCTGAGGGGGAAACACCATGACGGAAACCCGTGAACTGCCGCGCGTCTCGGTGAACAAGTTGGGCGAGTACCTGGTCGCCACGCCCGCCCGCCGCAAGCGCATCATCCACGACCAGAAGCACCCGCCGGATGCCCAGTACCTGCGCTATCCGGAGGCGTCCCATGCCATCACGGACTTCCTCTGCCGTGGCCTGGACATGAACGTGCTGCGGGAGTCCCAGCGCCGGTTCGCCTGCGCGGTGCCGCAGACGGAGTTCGAGGCGCAGCGCATGCAGCTGTGTTCGGAAGCGCTGGAGCGCTTCGCGGACCTGGTGCCGTGGTTGGATTTGGACGACGCCATCATCAGCGCGGTGGGCGCGGAGCCGCCCGTGCTGGAGATGGCCGGCGTCACCATCAGCGTGCGCCCGGAGGTGGTGGTGCAGCGGTTGGACAAGCACGGCAACCCGCGCGTGGGGTTGATGAAGCTCTACTTCTCCAAGACGCAGCCGCTGGACGAGCGGAGCGGCCAGTACATCGGCACGATGCTGCAGCGCTTCGCTGAGCAGCACCTGTGCCGGCTGGGCCCCGCGGACCACCGGCTGATGACCGTGGTGGACGTGTTCGCGGGCTCGCTGTTCGTCGCGCCGCGCGCGCACATCCGCCGGCTGGGCGACGTGGTGCTCGCGTGCGAGGAGATCGCCGAGCGCTGGGCCGTCCACTGACGGGCCCCACACGCCGTCAGCGAGGCGCCGCTTCCTGACGGCGCCGGTGGGCTTCCAGAAACGCGCGGGCCTGGGCCTCCGAGTCCACGAACTCCGCCTCCAGCTTCGCGCCCCCGATGAAGTTGAGCGCCACCACGAGCGCGCGCAGCACCTCGCGGTGCGTGCGCTTGGCGCCGAAGAAGACGACCGCGCGGAACCACGAGGGGCGCACGTGTTCGGCCAGGTACTTGCGCGGCGCGACCGACAGCCCCTCGGAGCTGCTCAAGTCCACGACGAGGTACAGGGGCTTGTCCGGGCCCGCCCCCAGCTCGTGGAACACGTCCACCAGCTCCCGCACATCCGTCTCTGAAAACGATCCCCGGACCTTCGTCCAGAGGATGTCGGAGTCCTCCAGCGAGACACGCTGTGTCCCGAAGACCCACTCCCGCATCACCGCCATGCCCTCTCCCACGCA
This DNA window, taken from Corallococcus exiguus, encodes the following:
- a CDS encoding STAS/SEC14 domain-containing protein, translated to MEQQIREWTCGAHRIRMTAPDVLHTKYTGVVGLQDAKWALRVYEEMAAQGPFYLVAEVPGSELPAESRKYLANNVRAEWMRSVVYVGSDLSQRVVGKAMSVAMLLTGHAASFDTVFVDTMAQADAWVDAHRLDHAPRCVG
- a CDS encoding STAS/SEC14 domain-containing protein; this encodes MAVMREWVFGTQRVSLEDSDILWTKVRGSFSETDVRELVDVFHELGAGPDKPLYLVVDLSSSEGLSVAPRKYLAEHVRPSWFRAVVFFGAKRTHREVLRALVVALNFIGGAKLEAEFVDSEAQARAFLEAHRRRQEAAPR